Genomic DNA from Synechococcus sp. MU1643:
CAATCCAGCAGTGGCAGCCGTGGCGACACAGGGGCTGATTCAACTGGGACGGGACATCGTTCCAACGCTGTTGGTGAGCCTGGATGCCCGCAATTACGGCGCACGGGCATGGGTGGTGAGGGTAATCGCCGCCTTGCGGGATCCACGGGGTCTTGACCTCCTCGAGCATGCCCTTCAGACCGACATCGCTCCGAGCGTGCGGCGCTCAGCAACCCGCGGCTTGGCGGACTTGGAGCTCAGTGAAGAGGCAGAGCAAGATCAGCTTGAGCGTTGTTTCAAGGGACTGCTCAAAGCAGTGCAAGACGACGAGTGGGTGGTGCGTTACGCAGCGGCCTACGGACTCGAGCAGCGCTTAAACAGCCCGGCTGTATTAGCGCACCTGGCCGAACAAGGCCGAGCCGCCCTGAACCAGCTCGCGTCCGATGCGGAGGGTGCCAGGGTGGTACAGCTGCGGGCTCTGAAAGCCCTCCAACGCCTCAGTGCCGGATGACCCAGAAACTGTTGTTCGTCTGCCTCGGCAATATCTGCCGCTCACCAGCGGCCGAAGGCGTCTTCCTGCATCTGCTTCAAGAGCGTGGCCTCAGTGATCAGTTCGTGGTGGATTCCGCCGGAACAGGCGGATGGCATGTGGGTAATCCGGCGGACCGACGCATGCAGGCTGCAGCCAACCGTCGCGGCATTGAGCTGCCTAGCCGCGCACGACAGATCAGCCTCGACGATTTCTCGAGTTTCGATCTGGTGCTGACCATGGACGACGACAATCTCACGGCCGTCCAAGGACTGGCTCGCGAAGCAGGGCCTCGAGCAACGGCCAGCATCAAGCCAATGCTCAGCTATGCACGGGGATTCTCCGAAACGGAGGTGCCTGATCCCTATTACGGGGGCGAGGCGGGCTTCGAGCATGTGCTCGATCTGCTGGAGGACGCCTGCGCCAACCTGGTCGACGAACTCAGCCCGCCGGCGTAGGCCAGGCTTCTTCGGCCACCCGAGAGCGGAACTGCCCCACCAGGGCATCGATCACAGCCTCAATGCTCATGCCATCGGTCACGAGCTCCACCGCATCCCCCGCCTGCACCAGAGGAGCCTCCTCACGCGTGCTGTCGAGGTGATCCCGTTCGGCGATCTGTGCTTCGAGCTCAGATCGCTCAGGCACCGGGAAGCCCCGCTGCTCCAGATCAAGAGCCCGGCGCCGGGCCCGCTCACCCACCGTCGCCGTAAGGAACACCTTCAGATCAGCATCCGGGAAAACAGCGGTGCCAATGTCGCGGCCCTCTGCCACCAAGCCACCCTTTGCACCCATTGCTTTCTGTTGAGCGGTCAGCGCTTGCCTGACGCAACGGTGCGCGGCCACAGCCGAAACCGAGGCTGTGACGTCCGGCGAGCGAATCGCGTCGCTCACGTCCTGCCCGTTCACCAACACCTGCTGGCCGCCACCAGGCAGCGACCGCAGCTGAAGGTCGAGATCCTTCAACAGCGGTGCTATGGACGCAGCATCCTGGGGGGCCACACCGTTCTGTTGCACCAACCAGGTCACCGACCGGTACATCGCGCCGGTGTCGAGGTAGACCAGCCCCATCTGCTCAGCAAAGGCCCGGGTGACGGTGCTTTTGCCAGCACCGGCAGGGCCATCAATTGCAACAAGAGGCTGGCGGGTCATCAGAAAGACGTGATCGATCAATCGGGTCCTGCCGCAACGCACCGCCGCTGCCAACAGTGAGATGGCCGTTTCAGACCCACAGGGCTGAAGTGTGTACGGGTCGACCCTCTCTACATACTCCACCTCAAGGCCTGCTTCACCGAGGCTCTGGCGCACTGAGGTTTCGGGATCGGTGGGATCGGCACAGCACAACGCCGACGGCAGAGCAGTGGCTTGAGCCCTATCAGCAAAGGAGAGGTACTGGTTGCGGGAGCTCAAGGCAAGACCATCAAGTTCACGAACGGTGGGAACGGCCCGGACTGCTACGTCCATATCGAGATCGGCCACCAGCCGGCGCAGGATCACCAGCTGCTGCCAGTCCTTTTCACCCAGCCAAAGGCAAGACGGCTCCACCAGCTGCAGCAGCCGAGCCACGACCGTGACCACACCATCGAAGTGACCTGGACGGGAGGCTCCACAAAGCTGGGTCTGCAGGTCTGCCGGTGCTGAGCGCGATACCGCTGACTGGACCCCACTTGGATAGATGGCATCGATACTCGGGGCCCAGAGGGCATGAGCGCCAGAGCGTTCGGCTAAAACCCGATCCGCTTCGAGCGTTCGCGGGTAGCGATCAAAATCTTCAGCTGGCCCGAATTGGAGTGGGTTGACGAACACACTCACCAGTACAGGCCCAT
This window encodes:
- a CDS encoding HEAT repeat domain-containing protein, with the translated sequence MTTTALDKALQTLERATSTPELVKATQALCELNDLQAAKPLVKVLGFNNPAVAAVATQGLIQLGRDIVPTLLVSLDARNYGARAWVVRVIAALRDPRGLDLLEHALQTDIAPSVRRSATRGLADLELSEEAEQDQLERCFKGLLKAVQDDEWVVRYAAAYGLEQRLNSPAVLAHLAEQGRAALNQLASDAEGARVVQLRALKALQRLSAG
- a CDS encoding bifunctional pantoate--beta-alanine ligase/(d)CMP kinase; amino-acid sequence: MSTQPELESFRVNLSGPLQFVPTMGGLHQGHGELIRLAAAHGPVLVSVFVNPLQFGPAEDFDRYPRTLEADRVLAERSGAHALWAPSIDAIYPSGVQSAVSRSAPADLQTQLCGASRPGHFDGVVTVVARLLQLVEPSCLWLGEKDWQQLVILRRLVADLDMDVAVRAVPTVRELDGLALSSRNQYLSFADRAQATALPSALCCADPTDPETSVRQSLGEAGLEVEYVERVDPYTLQPCGSETAISLLAAAVRCGRTRLIDHVFLMTRQPLVAIDGPAGAGKSTVTRAFAEQMGLVYLDTGAMYRSVTWLVQQNGVAPQDAASIAPLLKDLDLQLRSLPGGGQQVLVNGQDVSDAIRSPDVTASVSAVAAHRCVRQALTAQQKAMGAKGGLVAEGRDIGTAVFPDADLKVFLTATVGERARRRALDLEQRGFPVPERSELEAQIAERDHLDSTREEAPLVQAGDAVELVTDGMSIEAVIDALVGQFRSRVAEEAWPTPAG
- a CDS encoding low molecular weight protein-tyrosine-phosphatase, which produces MTQKLLFVCLGNICRSPAAEGVFLHLLQERGLSDQFVVDSAGTGGWHVGNPADRRMQAAANRRGIELPSRARQISLDDFSSFDLVLTMDDDNLTAVQGLAREAGPRATASIKPMLSYARGFSETEVPDPYYGGEAGFEHVLDLLEDACANLVDELSPPA